One genomic region from Pagrus major chromosome 24, Pma_NU_1.0 encodes:
- the LOC140992075 gene encoding uncharacterized protein, whose amino-acid sequence MAAVCQPRRALVEIPAPQPKIAARMRRSYLEILSARLAPSPAPRGRNSATNTKRVQSLDFGAMWSRGIEEQCEKMDEHHTPLSKQQLVQLIRSLILVEQSQEPRILASDLKYLQEDLQLKKTNVYRSIPYSRFGSNRDAHCYRKAYPHLVSFKVSCQEWGQVLLRNKEWDAVLEHTLMAWRYTSELPQWDTVNHNALREQCYSILAAHSLTALQHYHPEPIRGRELLRRLKMAQSHSQSIVPCIQELQRVMGCADDSSMDTK is encoded by the exons ATGGCAGCTGTGTGCCAACCACGACGTGCCTTGGTGGAAATACCTGCTCCACAGCCTAAAATCGCAG CTCGAATGAGGAGGTCCTACCTAGAAATCCTAAGTGCTCGTCTGgctccttctccagctccaaGAGGGAGaaactcagccacaaacacaaaacgTGTCCAGTCAT TGGACTTTGGTGCCATGTGGAGTCGGGGCATAGAGGAGCAGTGTGAGAAAATGGATGAGCACCATACCCCTCTCTCCAAACAGCAGCTTGTACAGCTCATCAGATCCCTCATCTTAGTCGAACAG AGTCAAGAGCCCAGGATCCTGGCGTCAGACCTGAAGTATCTCCAGGAAGACCTGCAgctgaagaaaacaaatgtttatagGTCAATACCCTACTCGCGGTTTGGCTCCAACAGGGACGCTCACTGCTACAGAAAGGCATATCCACACCTGGTGTCATTTAAA GTTTCGTGTCAAGAGTGGGGCCAGGTTCTTCTGAGGAACAAAGAGTGGGACGCTGTGTTggaacacacactgatggcgTGGCGCTACACCAGTGAGTTGCCGCAGTGGGACACTGTGAACCATAATGCGCTGAGAGAACAGTGTTACAGCATTTTGGCAGCTCACAGCCTCACTGCTCTGCAGCATTACCACCCTGAACCCATCAGAGGACGCGAGCTGCTCAGAAG gtTGAAGATGGCTCAGTCGCACAGCCAGTCTATTGTGCCCTGTATCCAGGAGTTGCAGAGGGTTATGGGATGTGCTGATGACTCCTCCATGGACACAAAATAA